In Synechococcus sp. KORDI-52, one genomic interval encodes:
- a CDS encoding aspartate kinase, translating into MALLVQKFGGTSVGSVERIKAVADRIGRCREEGHDVVVVASAMGHTTDELTGLANAITSAPTQREMDMLLASGEQVSIALLAMALNAQGVSATSMTGPQVGIATESTHGRARILGIRTDRIRNRLAAGQVVVVAGFQGTSTSSDGLNEITTLGRGGSDTSAVALAAALGADACEIYTDVPGVLSTDPRKVPDAQLMNTISCDEMLELASLGASVLHPRAVEIARNYGVNLVVRSSWSDAPGTRITSRSARPISSSGLELGSPVDGMEEVDGQAVLALSRVPDQPGIAARLFESLSEAEINVDLIIQATHEGNSNDITFTVSEADLELARDVSQKVLDQLGGDLAADGGLTKLSISGAGIMGRPGIAARLFNCLCHQGINLRLIATSEVKVSCVIGSGAGSKAVQAVQEAFDLEDSQIRINPTDNGSGEPEVRGVALDRDQVQLSVRHVPDRPGTAAALCSALADNSISLDAIVQSERQHGDGSRDITFILRKDDRARADVALAPLLAQWPGAALEDGEAIARVSAVGAGMPATPGTAGRMFRALAEAGINIGLIATSEIRTSCVVAEEDGVQALQVVHAGFELGGDEQHLAQGSPSPHDSE; encoded by the coding sequence ATGGCCCTCCTGGTGCAGAAATTCGGGGGCACCTCCGTCGGCAGCGTGGAACGCATCAAGGCGGTGGCTGATCGGATCGGACGTTGCCGTGAAGAGGGGCACGACGTGGTTGTGGTGGCCTCGGCCATGGGCCACACCACCGATGAATTGACGGGTCTGGCCAACGCCATCACCTCCGCCCCCACCCAGCGGGAGATGGACATGCTGCTGGCCAGTGGCGAACAGGTGTCGATCGCCTTGCTGGCGATGGCCTTGAACGCCCAGGGGGTCAGTGCAACGTCGATGACCGGTCCACAGGTGGGCATCGCCACGGAATCCACCCATGGCCGAGCCCGGATCCTCGGCATTCGCACCGACCGAATCCGCAACCGCCTCGCGGCTGGCCAAGTGGTGGTGGTCGCCGGTTTCCAGGGCACCAGCACCAGCAGCGATGGCCTCAACGAAATCACCACCCTCGGGCGCGGGGGCTCCGATACCTCTGCGGTCGCCCTAGCGGCGGCGCTGGGTGCCGATGCCTGCGAGATCTACACCGACGTTCCGGGTGTGCTCAGCACCGATCCGCGCAAGGTGCCGGATGCCCAGCTGATGAACACGATCAGCTGCGATGAAATGCTGGAACTCGCCAGCCTTGGGGCCTCCGTTCTGCATCCCAGGGCCGTTGAGATCGCCCGCAATTACGGCGTGAACCTTGTGGTGCGCTCCAGTTGGAGCGATGCCCCCGGCACCCGGATCACCAGCCGTTCAGCCCGTCCGATCAGCAGCAGCGGCCTGGAGCTCGGCAGTCCCGTGGATGGCATGGAAGAAGTGGATGGACAAGCCGTGCTCGCCCTCTCCCGTGTTCCGGATCAGCCCGGCATCGCTGCACGACTGTTCGAAAGCCTCTCTGAAGCGGAAATCAATGTGGACCTGATCATCCAGGCCACCCATGAAGGCAACAGCAATGACATCACCTTCACCGTGTCCGAAGCGGATCTGGAGCTGGCCCGCGATGTGAGCCAAAAGGTTCTGGACCAACTGGGCGGCGATCTGGCGGCAGACGGAGGGCTGACCAAGCTCAGCATCAGCGGGGCCGGCATCATGGGGCGCCCTGGCATTGCCGCCCGCTTGTTCAACTGCCTCTGTCATCAGGGCATCAACCTCCGCCTGATCGCTACAAGTGAGGTGAAGGTGAGCTGCGTGATCGGCTCCGGCGCCGGCAGCAAAGCGGTTCAAGCCGTGCAAGAGGCCTTCGACCTGGAGGACTCGCAAATCCGCATCAATCCCACCGACAACGGCAGTGGGGAACCGGAAGTACGCGGCGTCGCCCTCGACCGCGACCAGGTGCAACTGAGCGTTCGCCACGTGCCCGATCGACCCGGCACCGCAGCGGCACTGTGTTCAGCCCTGGCCGACAACAGCATCAGCCTCGATGCCATCGTTCAGTCGGAACGGCAACACGGCGACGGATCGCGGGACATCACCTTCATCCTGCGCAAGGACGACCGTGCCCGCGCCGATGTGGCCCTGGCACCCCTGCTGGCCCAGTGGCCCGGTGCCGCTCTGGAAGATGGTGAAGCCATTGCCCGGGTGAGTGCTGTCGGTGCCGGGATGCCGGCGACACCAGGAACAGCCGGTCGCATGTTTCGTGCTCTGGCTGAGGCAGGCATCAACATCGGCCTCATCGCCACCAGTGAAATCAGAACCAGCTGCGTCGTCGCAGAAGAAGACGGTGTTCAAGCTCTTCAGGTAGTGCACGCAGGTTTTGAGCTGGGAGGAGATGAGCAACACCTCGCCCAAGGGAGCCCTTCACCGCACGACAGCGAATAA
- a CDS encoding ribonuclease J, with the protein MVNNARSSKGQEPCLRVIPLGGLHEIGKNTCVFEYGDDLMLVDAGLAFPSDGMHGVNVVLPDTSFLRENQKRIRGMIVTHGHEDHIGGIAHHLKHFNIPVIYGPRLALSMLTGKMDEAGVRDRTTLQTVAPRDVVKVGQHFSVEFIRNTHSMADSFSLAISTPVGTVIFTGDFKFDHTPVDGENFDMARLAHHGDKGVLCLFSDSTNSEVPGFCPPERSVFPNLDRHIANAEGRVIVTTFASSIHRVSMILELALKNGRKVGLLGRSMLNVIAKARELGYMRAPDELFVPIKQINDVPDRETLLLMTGSQGEPLAALSRISRGEHPQVKVKTTDTIIFSASPIPGNTISVVNTIDKLMMLGAKVVYGKGEGIHVSGHGFQEDQKLMLALTRPKFFVPVHGEHRMLVQHSRTGHSMGVPVDNTLIIDNGDVVELTPDSIRKGSAVKAGIELLDQSRNGIVDARVLKERQQLAEDGVVTILAAISTDGAMVAPPRVNLRGVVTTADARKMSLWVEREIKWVLENRWKQLCRNTGGKAPEVDWMGVQREVEVGLGRRMRRELQVEPLILCLVQPAPGGTPVYKGRADAEPDDRPAPRGRGGRGGGSPYGRRNGGGGGTPAPVRTNQGNGHGRSASSTPAPVRAAAATAVVEKVAPPAVAENVAAQQTSVEPEMPAGRTRRRRSAAS; encoded by the coding sequence ATGGTCAACAACGCGCGATCCAGCAAGGGGCAGGAGCCCTGCCTTCGGGTGATCCCCCTGGGTGGTCTGCACGAGATCGGCAAGAACACCTGTGTGTTCGAGTACGGCGATGACTTGATGCTGGTGGATGCCGGTCTGGCCTTCCCCAGCGATGGCATGCATGGGGTGAACGTGGTGCTGCCCGACACCAGCTTCCTGCGCGAGAACCAGAAACGGATCCGCGGCATGATTGTCACCCACGGTCATGAAGACCACATCGGTGGCATCGCTCACCACCTCAAGCACTTCAACATTCCGGTGATCTATGGGCCGCGGCTGGCCCTCTCGATGCTCACCGGCAAGATGGACGAGGCCGGTGTACGCGACCGAACCACCCTGCAGACCGTCGCTCCGCGCGATGTGGTGAAGGTGGGTCAGCACTTCTCCGTGGAGTTCATCCGCAACACCCACTCGATGGCCGACAGCTTTTCGCTGGCCATTTCCACACCAGTGGGAACCGTGATCTTCACGGGAGATTTCAAGTTCGACCACACCCCGGTCGATGGCGAAAACTTCGACATGGCTCGCCTTGCCCACCATGGTGACAAGGGCGTTCTGTGCCTGTTCAGTGATTCCACCAACTCCGAGGTTCCTGGCTTCTGCCCGCCGGAGCGCTCGGTGTTCCCCAACCTCGACCGTCACATCGCCAATGCCGAAGGGAGGGTGATCGTCACCACCTTCGCCAGCTCGATTCATCGCGTGTCGATGATTCTGGAGCTCGCCCTGAAGAACGGCCGCAAGGTGGGGCTGTTGGGCCGCTCCATGCTCAACGTGATCGCCAAGGCGCGGGAACTGGGCTATATGCGCGCGCCGGATGAACTGTTTGTGCCGATCAAGCAGATCAACGATGTGCCCGATCGCGAAACTCTGCTGCTGATGACCGGTAGCCAGGGCGAGCCGCTGGCTGCCCTGAGCCGCATCTCCCGTGGTGAACATCCCCAGGTGAAGGTGAAGACCACCGACACGATCATTTTTTCGGCCAGCCCGATCCCCGGAAACACGATTTCCGTGGTCAACACCATCGATAAGTTGATGATGCTGGGCGCCAAGGTGGTTTACGGCAAAGGCGAAGGCATTCACGTCTCCGGCCACGGCTTCCAGGAAGACCAGAAACTGATGCTGGCCCTCACCCGGCCCAAGTTCTTCGTGCCGGTGCATGGTGAGCACCGGATGCTGGTGCAGCACTCCCGCACCGGTCATTCCATGGGGGTTCCGGTCGACAACACCCTGATCATCGACAACGGTGATGTGGTGGAGCTCACCCCGGATTCGATCCGCAAGGGCAGTGCGGTGAAGGCGGGCATCGAGTTGCTGGATCAATCCCGCAACGGCATCGTCGATGCCCGGGTGCTGAAGGAACGCCAGCAGTTGGCGGAAGACGGTGTGGTGACGATCCTCGCCGCCATCAGCACCGATGGCGCCATGGTGGCTCCGCCGCGGGTGAACCTGCGCGGTGTTGTCACCACAGCCGATGCCCGCAAGATGTCCTTATGGGTGGAGCGCGAAATCAAGTGGGTGCTCGAAAACCGCTGGAAGCAGCTCTGCCGCAACACCGGTGGCAAGGCGCCGGAAGTGGACTGGATGGGTGTGCAGCGTGAAGTGGAGGTGGGCCTCGGTCGCCGGATGCGCCGTGAACTCCAGGTGGAACCGTTGATCCTGTGCCTTGTGCAGCCGGCTCCCGGCGGTACGCCGGTGTACAAGGGTCGCGCTGATGCTGAGCCTGACGACCGTCCAGCGCCGCGCGGTCGCGGCGGACGGGGAGGTGGTTCTCCCTATGGTCGTCGTAACGGCGGGGGTGGTGGAACTCCCGCACCTGTACGCACCAACCAGGGCAATGGTCATGGCCGCTCTGCTTCTTCAACGCCGGCACCTGTGCGTGCGGCGGCGGCAACTGCTGTGGTGGAGAAAGTGGCTCCTCCAGCGGTGGCTGAGAACGTTGCAGCTCAGCAAACGTCTGTCGAGCCTGAGATGCCTGCAGGTCGCACCCGTCGTCGTCGTTCAGCGGCCAGCTGA
- the dapA gene encoding 4-hydroxy-tetrahydrodipicolinate synthase, which yields MTQAATLSPTPFGRVVTAMVTPFDASGAVDLSVAGKLARHLVEQGSDGLLVCGTTGESPTLSWDEQLHLLQAVREAVGSDAKVLAGTGSNSTAEAVEATKEAAAAGADGALVVVPYYNKPPQEGLEAHFRAIAEAAPELPLMLYNIPGRTGCSIIPATVARLMDCPNVVSFKAASGTTEEVTALRLACGPRLAIYSGDDGLTLPMLAVGAVGVVSVGSHVAGPEIRAMIEAHLNGDGASALALHDALIPLFKALFATTNPIPVKAALELNGWSVGAPRPPLCSLSDDMKRSLSNAMAALRQT from the coding sequence ATGACCCAGGCCGCCACCCTCTCCCCAACCCCCTTCGGCCGTGTGGTCACCGCGATGGTGACCCCGTTTGACGCCAGCGGTGCTGTGGATCTCAGCGTCGCCGGAAAGCTGGCGAGGCATCTGGTGGAGCAGGGCTCCGATGGACTGCTGGTGTGTGGCACCACCGGTGAATCCCCCACCCTCAGTTGGGACGAGCAGTTGCATTTGCTGCAGGCGGTTCGCGAGGCCGTGGGCAGCGACGCCAAGGTGTTGGCGGGCACCGGCAGCAATTCCACGGCCGAGGCGGTGGAGGCCACCAAGGAAGCGGCGGCGGCCGGTGCCGATGGGGCTCTCGTGGTGGTGCCCTACTACAACAAACCTCCCCAGGAGGGGCTGGAAGCCCATTTCCGGGCCATTGCTGAGGCGGCTCCTGAGCTGCCCTTGATGCTCTACAACATTCCTGGCCGTACCGGCTGCAGCATCATTCCGGCCACGGTGGCCCGGTTGATGGATTGCCCGAATGTAGTGAGTTTCAAGGCCGCCAGCGGCACCACCGAAGAGGTCACGGCGCTGCGCTTGGCCTGTGGGCCGCGGTTGGCGATTTACAGCGGTGACGATGGCCTCACATTGCCGATGCTCGCGGTGGGTGCTGTGGGTGTGGTGAGTGTGGGTAGCCATGTGGCGGGCCCCGAGATCCGCGCCATGATCGAGGCCCATCTGAATGGCGATGGTGCCTCCGCACTCGCCCTGCATGACGCGTTGATTCCCCTGTTCAAGGCCCTGTTCGCCACCACCAATCCGATTCCCGTCAAGGCTGCTCTGGAACTCAACGGCTGGTCTGTTGGAGCGCCCCGCCCGCCCCTGTGCTCTTTATCTGACGACATGAAACGTTCGCTTTCCAACGCCATGGCCGCCCTCCGTCAGACCTAG